The following are encoded together in the Echinicola jeungdonensis genome:
- a CDS encoding glycoside hydrolase family 28 protein: MKNTYKFRALLLAILMGMSFTVSAQFSDDKIDGFSIYDGIEFDMPRVQEPEFPDYEVNIKDFGAVGDGMVKNTEAIAKAIENAHGKGGGRVTIPRGIWLTGPVTLKSNINLHLEAGALLLFSKDKDDYPLVKTSFEGLNTVRCTSPINAREAENIAITGTGVIDGNGDAWRLVKKGKMTERQWEELVESGGVLSDDGKIWFPSEGYKKGYESSTNFNVPDLIEEEELASVKDFLRPVMVSILKCKKVLLDGPTFQNSPAWNIHPLMSEEVIIRNLNVRNPWYSQNGDGLDLESCKNVLIYNNTFDVGDDAICFKSGKNEDGRERGMATENVIVKNNIVYHGHGGFVVGSEMSGGVKNVHVSGCTFIGTDVGLRFKSTRGRGGVVENIYISNIDMINIPTEAIRFNLFYGGNSPILEDDQDAEDEARDEEIVPVSEETPSFRNIFMKNITATGSGKAAFFMGLPEMNLKNVHLENALLEAEQGITIIDADGLSLTNVKVLSSKTSALTIYNSKDVEVKGFAFGENGKTPVRVLGELTNNIAFDRADFEAWEEQHETGQGLPENAIKLK, translated from the coding sequence ATGAAAAATACCTATAAGTTTAGGGCTTTACTTTTGGCCATTCTAATGGGAATGAGTTTTACAGTAAGTGCCCAGTTTTCCGATGATAAAATAGATGGTTTTTCCATCTATGATGGAATTGAGTTTGACATGCCTCGTGTTCAGGAACCTGAATTCCCGGATTATGAGGTGAACATCAAGGATTTTGGTGCTGTAGGTGATGGTATGGTGAAAAATACCGAAGCCATTGCTAAAGCTATCGAAAATGCTCATGGAAAGGGTGGGGGAAGAGTAACCATTCCAAGAGGAATTTGGCTAACCGGCCCGGTTACCCTGAAAAGCAATATCAACCTTCATTTGGAAGCTGGTGCCCTATTGCTGTTCTCCAAGGACAAAGATGATTATCCATTGGTGAAAACCAGTTTTGAAGGATTGAATACCGTAAGATGTACTTCCCCGATCAATGCCCGGGAAGCTGAAAATATTGCCATTACCGGTACTGGTGTGATTGATGGTAATGGAGATGCCTGGAGATTGGTCAAAAAGGGTAAAATGACCGAAAGACAATGGGAGGAATTGGTAGAATCCGGAGGTGTACTTTCTGATGATGGAAAAATTTGGTTTCCTTCTGAAGGCTACAAAAAAGGGTATGAAAGTAGTACCAACTTTAATGTCCCTGACCTGATTGAGGAGGAGGAGTTGGCATCTGTGAAAGATTTCCTTAGGCCTGTAATGGTCAGTATCCTGAAATGTAAAAAAGTACTTTTGGATGGCCCTACCTTCCAAAATTCTCCTGCTTGGAACATTCACCCATTGATGAGTGAAGAAGTTATCATCAGGAATTTAAATGTCAGGAACCCTTGGTATAGCCAAAATGGAGATGGGCTGGATCTTGAATCCTGCAAAAATGTATTGATCTACAACAATACTTTTGATGTGGGAGATGATGCCATTTGTTTCAAATCCGGAAAGAATGAAGACGGAAGAGAGCGAGGCATGGCTACTGAAAATGTAATTGTGAAAAACAATATTGTTTATCATGGACATGGAGGTTTTGTAGTTGGAAGTGAAATGTCTGGGGGTGTGAAAAATGTGCATGTTTCTGGCTGTACTTTTATCGGAACTGATGTGGGGCTTCGCTTTAAAAGTACCCGTGGTAGAGGAGGAGTCGTAGAGAATATCTATATCTCCAATATTGATATGATCAATATTCCTACCGAAGCTATCCGTTTCAACTTATTTTATGGTGGTAATTCCCCAATTCTTGAGGATGACCAAGATGCTGAGGATGAAGCAAGAGATGAGGAGATTGTTCCTGTCTCCGAGGAGACTCCTTCATTCCGGAATATTTTCATGAAAAACATCACCGCTACTGGTTCTGGAAAAGCGGCCTTTTTTATGGGACTTCCTGAGATGAACCTAAAAAATGTGCATTTGGAAAATGCATTATTGGAGGCAGAGCAAGGAATTACCATAATTGATGCGGATGGATTATCCCTTACCAATGTAAAAGTGCTTTCTTCCAAAACTTCTGCCTTGACCATTTATAACAGCAAGGATGTAGAAGTGAAAGGATTTGCATTTGGTGAAAATGGTAAAACACCTGTGAGAGTTTTAGGTGAACTCACCAATAATATTGCATTCGATAGGGCTGATTTTGAAGCTTGGGAAGAGCAACATGAAACCGGCCAAGGATTACCTGAAAATGCCATAAAATTAAAATAA
- a CDS encoding rhamnogalacturonan acetylesterase encodes MLKKIGVFTTFIVFLGLIIASTQKDRDITIFLIGDSTMANKPYEVSNPEKGWGQVFPLYFKEGIRVENHALNGRSSKSFRDEGHWDKVYESIKPGDYVIIEFGHNDQKEKSPERYAKADTDYRQNLIRYIQETYEKGGKPILATPISRRSFNEDGVLVDTHGRYSEVVREVAEDYNVPLFDMHKETVDLLKQFGVEKSKELFLHYRPGDYARFPEGQEDDTHLSPTGAFKVCDLVVQELEKKVPELAIFLKE; translated from the coding sequence ATGCTAAAAAAAATAGGAGTATTTACTACGTTCATAGTTTTTTTAGGTTTGATTATAGCCTCTACTCAGAAGGATCGGGACATCACGATCTTTCTGATAGGGGATTCCACTATGGCCAACAAGCCTTATGAAGTCAGCAATCCAGAAAAGGGTTGGGGACAGGTTTTTCCCCTTTATTTCAAAGAAGGAATTAGGGTAGAAAACCATGCCCTGAATGGAAGAAGCAGCAAAAGTTTCCGAGATGAAGGTCACTGGGATAAAGTTTATGAAAGTATCAAACCAGGTGATTATGTCATCATAGAATTCGGTCATAATGATCAGAAGGAAAAATCACCGGAACGTTACGCCAAAGCCGATACCGATTACCGCCAAAACTTAATTCGCTACATTCAGGAAACTTATGAAAAAGGTGGTAAACCAATTTTGGCTACCCCTATTTCCAGAAGGAGCTTTAATGAAGATGGGGTTTTGGTCGATACTCATGGCAGATATTCAGAAGTAGTGAGAGAGGTGGCCGAAGACTACAATGTGCCGTTATTTGATATGCACAAGGAGACAGTTGATTTGCTGAAGCAATTTGGTGTGGAGAAATCTAAGGAATTGTTCCTTCATTATCGACCTGGAGATTATGCTAGGTTCCCAGAAGGGCAAGAAGATGATACCCACCTTTCTCCAACCGGTGCTTTCAAAGTTTGTGATCTTGTAGTGCAGGAATTGGAGAAGAAGGTTCCAGAATTGGCGATTTTCTTAAAGGAATAA
- a CDS encoding rhamnogalacturonan acetylesterase, translating into MKLISKISMLTLLCWVNMAFHTRGKITTVYLIGDSTMADYSGNYDPGKDYMKTRYPVTGWGQVFQPFMKKENLSSLSHLIKGDSVLVDDRARGGRSTRTFFEEGRWRAVYENLKPGDLVLMQFGHNDAAESKPERYVNIEGYKEYIRLFVNQSREKGVTPIVITPVNRNYPWEDGQLQNVHGEYYNAAVDVANELEALLIDLTQLSMDHFSAKGKEYVTKNYFMNFGPGIYEAYPEGSNDNTHFQPEGAKAVASLVYKAMVELKN; encoded by the coding sequence ATGAAATTAATATCCAAAATTTCCATGTTGACCTTGCTTTGCTGGGTCAACATGGCTTTTCATACAAGGGGAAAAATTACCACTGTTTACCTCATCGGGGATTCGACCATGGCGGATTATTCCGGCAATTATGATCCCGGAAAAGATTATATGAAAACCAGGTATCCAGTCACAGGTTGGGGCCAGGTTTTTCAGCCTTTTATGAAAAAGGAAAATCTATCTTCCTTGTCACACTTGATAAAGGGAGATTCAGTATTGGTTGATGACCGGGCAAGAGGAGGAAGAAGTACTCGTACATTTTTTGAAGAAGGCCGTTGGAGGGCTGTATATGAGAATCTCAAACCCGGAGATTTGGTCCTGATGCAGTTTGGTCATAATGATGCAGCTGAAAGCAAACCAGAGAGGTATGTGAATATCGAAGGGTATAAGGAGTATATCAGGCTTTTTGTTAACCAATCCAGAGAAAAGGGAGTCACGCCCATCGTTATTACACCAGTCAACAGAAATTATCCTTGGGAGGATGGGCAACTGCAAAATGTCCATGGTGAATATTACAATGCTGCTGTTGATGTAGCCAATGAATTGGAAGCACTTTTAATAGACCTTACACAACTTTCCATGGATCACTTTTCAGCAAAAGGAAAAGAATATGTAACAAAGAATTACTTTATGAATTTTGGTCCTGGGATCTATGAAGCCTATCCGGAAGGAAGTAATGATAATACCCATTTCCAGCCTGAAGGAGCCAAAGCGGTGGCTAGTTTGGTCTATAAAGCCATGGTCGAATTAAAAAATTAA
- a CDS encoding pectinesterase family protein: MKIIKTGFTLFTLMILAGSAIAQHVHSYPQDGKIKDLKGKVQQDIVVAKDGSGDFLYIQDALEAIRVYLPKPITVYIKEGVYKEKLEIPGTITNVTFKGDGPEKTIITFDDHTGKNYMDTFDSHTLMVWGNSLTFKDMTIQNTAGSEGQAVALHAEGDRLVFENCHFKGDQDTMFASGENSRQYYKNCYIEGTTDFIFGSATALFENCQIHSKSNSYITAASTPNWVEHGYVFKDCKLTAAEGVDQVFLGRPWRDYAQTVFINCEMGDHIVSEGWNDWGRPQTHETTFYAEYQSQGPGANAAERVEWSHQLTEEEAKDYTVQKIFKGETNPVNGYGFPWYGYEKDSSFNLESAYQHNKKDFPHIKPVHPSSISMKGIGEKRELAYKDLGYRELKIDVFYPTSKPKKPKPGIVMVHGGGWRSGNKIMQVPMAKALAGEGYVTAAVEYRLSLEAPYPAGVQDVKDAIKWLKAHAAEFNLDTAKVAVSGSSAGGQLAALVGFTNGKEMYESSKEGPSSDVQAVIDMDGVLAFHHPESAEGEVASQWLGGTYEEIPEIWDEASALHQVSPNAVPILYINSQYPRFHAGRDDMIDKLDAMGIYSEVHTFPGTPHPFWLFEPWFKPTVKQVDKFLDRVFK; this comes from the coding sequence ATGAAAATTATTAAAACCGGATTTACCTTATTTACTTTAATGATTTTGGCTGGAAGTGCTATAGCCCAGCATGTTCATTCCTATCCCCAGGATGGAAAAATCAAAGACCTCAAGGGAAAAGTTCAGCAGGATATTGTGGTGGCCAAAGATGGAAGTGGGGATTTTTTGTATATCCAAGATGCTTTGGAGGCAATTCGTGTTTACTTACCAAAGCCAATTACGGTATATATTAAAGAAGGGGTATATAAAGAAAAATTAGAAATACCTGGTACCATTACCAATGTGACATTTAAGGGAGATGGGCCGGAAAAAACCATCATTACTTTTGATGACCATACAGGTAAAAACTATATGGATACCTTTGATTCCCATACATTGATGGTCTGGGGAAACAGTTTGACTTTTAAAGATATGACCATTCAAAACACCGCCGGAAGTGAAGGACAGGCAGTGGCCTTGCATGCAGAAGGGGACAGGTTGGTTTTTGAAAATTGTCATTTCAAAGGTGATCAGGATACCATGTTTGCCTCCGGGGAAAATAGCCGACAATATTATAAAAACTGCTATATAGAAGGAACCACCGATTTTATTTTTGGATCCGCTACTGCCTTGTTTGAGAATTGTCAGATCCATTCAAAATCCAATTCCTATATCACCGCAGCTTCCACTCCAAACTGGGTGGAGCATGGATATGTGTTTAAGGATTGCAAATTAACTGCTGCAGAAGGAGTTGACCAGGTTTTCCTTGGTAGGCCGTGGAGAGATTATGCCCAAACTGTTTTTATCAATTGTGAAATGGGAGACCATATTGTCTCAGAAGGTTGGAATGATTGGGGAAGACCCCAAACGCACGAAACCACCTTTTATGCCGAATACCAAAGTCAGGGACCTGGTGCCAACGCTGCAGAAAGGGTGGAATGGTCCCATCAATTGACTGAAGAAGAAGCTAAAGACTATACCGTTCAAAAAATTTTTAAAGGTGAAACCAATCCGGTAAATGGTTATGGATTCCCATGGTATGGATATGAAAAAGATTCTTCCTTCAATCTGGAGAGTGCATACCAGCATAACAAAAAAGATTTTCCACATATCAAACCTGTTCATCCATCTTCTATTTCGATGAAAGGTATTGGAGAAAAGAGGGAGCTTGCCTATAAGGATTTAGGTTATAGGGAATTGAAAATAGATGTTTTTTACCCTACTTCCAAACCTAAAAAACCAAAACCTGGAATAGTCATGGTACATGGTGGTGGTTGGAGATCTGGAAATAAAATTATGCAGGTCCCTATGGCTAAAGCATTGGCGGGAGAAGGATATGTAACCGCCGCTGTGGAATATCGGCTTTCCCTTGAGGCACCTTATCCGGCAGGTGTGCAGGATGTAAAGGATGCTATTAAGTGGTTGAAAGCACATGCAGCTGAATTTAATTTAGACACCGCAAAGGTAGCTGTTTCCGGAAGTTCAGCAGGAGGTCAATTGGCAGCCTTGGTAGGTTTTACCAATGGAAAAGAAATGTATGAGTCCTCGAAGGAAGGGCCCAGTAGTGATGTTCAAGCTGTAATAGATATGGATGGCGTATTGGCTTTTCATCATCCTGAATCCGCTGAAGGTGAGGTAGCCTCCCAATGGTTGGGCGGTACCTATGAAGAAATTCCAGAAATTTGGGACGAGGCATCTGCTTTACATCAGGTAAGTCCCAATGCAGTTCCTATTTTATATATTAATAGTCAATATCCCCGTTTTCATGCTGGAAGGGATGATATGATTGATAAATTGGATGCCATGGGTATTTATTCAGAAGTTCACACATTTCCGGGAACCCCACATCCTTTTTGGTTATTTGAACCCTGGTTTAAGCCCACCGTAAAACAGGTAGACAAGTTTTTAGACAGGGTATTTAAGTAA
- a CDS encoding SusC/RagA family TonB-linked outer membrane protein, whose translation MKFTRKLSGNFRFYSMFLLLMVWTTFELRAQGLQITGEVRSAEGETVPGVTVLLKGTSTGTSTDLDGAYKLTVNDPNGTLIFSSIGMVKQEIPIQNRSTIDVTMEMDVAQLDLVEVVDYGYGSVKRTDMTGSVASISGKELAKIPVASAAQAITGRLPGVNVLTTDGSPDADVVIRVRGGGSVTQDNSPLYVVDGFIVGSIRDIPPTDIESITVLKDAAATAIYGAQASNGVIVVTTKTPVAGKTSVSYNNFFQWKNLPDDRRYEVLDPYEYVLANYEYAKLRSEADVRRFERFFGVYDDLELYKQKPGTDWQEELFGDPKLSQYHNITLSGGTENTKLMLSLTNNTDEGLMLNSGYQRNVINFKLNQTIFDGLTFDAGARITNTVIDGAGTSGNAQINIKDAVQTRPVNGIADELDIDLTQLNSEDDFQSFLLSLISPVELAEQDWRKRTENDYVFNAGLTWTPIDNLNLKSTFNGSRDFRENLRFYGPLTGESFNNGGSMPLGQKNESTTFSYRWLNSAKYDFTNLGDHKLDLLVGQEIYRSGGKSDFVRAEDFRLSITPEELFANMTFGRTDRHETRENTDQTRFSLFGRANYQFMEKYLFTATVRSDASSKFSKENRVGIFPAVALGWKISEEGFLEGSSVVDELKFRASIGETGNDRIEATATQFLFQGSTNRGPGFNNVDNVYYTPSSNTLYNPDLVWETTINRNLGLDFTLFKAKVEGSLDFYKNTTRDLLLQSAIPSNTGFDTQWDNIGSTSNQGVELGINAFIIDRPDFSLSVNFNTGVNVAEIVELDGTDERFFRSNWASTDLNNINDFHLEVGGRIGNIYGYVTDGFYTTDDFQGYDAGAGEYILAEGVPNSSSVVGNTNIRPGFLKLKDLNEDGVIDAQDRKVIGNALPKNQGGLGINARWKGFDAAIFFNYQYGNDVYNTGKIQYNQFRRVTFGNLLTTMHSDNRYTYLDVDGSYTGTPGEIVTDLDQLAELNADKNIWSHNSHGIAGAVIHDWAVEDGSFIRLNNLTVGYSLPRELISRIGLSQFRVYATGSNLHIWTDYSGYDPEVSTSRSSSYQALTPGVDYSSFPRSRSYTVGLNVTF comes from the coding sequence ATGAAGTTTACCAGAAAACTATCGGGTAATTTCCGATTCTATTCAATGTTTTTGCTTCTCATGGTATGGACGACATTTGAGCTGAGGGCTCAAGGTCTTCAAATTACCGGGGAAGTAAGATCAGCTGAGGGTGAAACCGTTCCGGGTGTCACCGTATTGCTAAAAGGAACCAGTACTGGTACTAGTACTGATTTGGACGGAGCTTATAAGCTCACTGTTAATGATCCCAACGGGACTTTGATTTTTTCCTCCATAGGAATGGTCAAACAAGAGATTCCTATCCAAAACCGGTCTACCATCGATGTGACTATGGAAATGGATGTGGCTCAATTAGATTTGGTGGAAGTAGTCGATTATGGTTATGGTTCCGTTAAAAGAACCGATATGACTGGATCAGTTGCTTCCATTTCCGGAAAGGAATTGGCGAAAATCCCAGTTGCCAGTGCCGCTCAGGCCATTACAGGCCGACTTCCTGGTGTGAATGTATTGACCACTGATGGATCTCCAGATGCGGATGTTGTAATTCGTGTTAGGGGTGGGGGATCGGTTACCCAGGATAATTCTCCTCTTTATGTGGTGGATGGATTTATTGTGGGAAGTATCCGTGATATTCCACCTACAGATATTGAATCCATTACCGTGTTAAAGGATGCTGCAGCAACTGCAATCTATGGTGCCCAGGCATCCAATGGGGTAATTGTAGTAACTACCAAAACACCAGTTGCTGGAAAAACCTCAGTTTCTTATAACAATTTCTTCCAGTGGAAAAACCTACCTGATGACCGTAGGTATGAAGTGTTAGACCCTTATGAGTATGTTTTGGCTAACTATGAATATGCCAAACTTCGTTCAGAAGCTGATGTAAGAAGATTTGAAAGGTTCTTTGGCGTGTATGATGACTTGGAATTGTATAAACAAAAACCAGGCACAGACTGGCAAGAAGAATTGTTTGGTGACCCCAAACTTTCACAATATCATAACATTACCTTATCAGGGGGTACTGAAAACACCAAGTTAATGTTGAGTTTGACCAATAATACTGATGAAGGGTTGATGCTTAACTCAGGATACCAAAGAAATGTGATCAACTTTAAGTTGAATCAAACTATTTTTGATGGTCTTACCTTTGACGCAGGTGCAAGGATTACCAATACGGTGATTGATGGTGCGGGTACTTCTGGAAATGCGCAGATCAATATCAAGGATGCAGTTCAGACCCGTCCTGTTAACGGTATTGCTGATGAATTGGATATCGATTTGACCCAATTGAATTCTGAAGATGATTTTCAATCTTTCTTGTTGAGCTTGATCAGCCCTGTTGAATTGGCTGAGCAGGATTGGAGAAAGCGTACAGAAAATGATTATGTTTTCAATGCCGGCTTAACTTGGACCCCAATTGATAATTTGAATTTGAAATCCACCTTTAATGGTTCAAGAGATTTTAGGGAAAACCTTCGTTTTTATGGTCCGCTGACTGGGGAATCCTTTAATAATGGTGGCAGTATGCCATTGGGCCAAAAAAATGAAAGCACCACTTTTTCTTATAGATGGTTGAACAGTGCCAAATATGACTTTACCAATTTGGGTGATCATAAATTGGACCTTTTGGTAGGCCAGGAAATTTACAGAAGTGGTGGAAAGAGTGATTTTGTAAGGGCTGAGGATTTTAGGCTTTCTATTACTCCTGAAGAACTTTTTGCCAATATGACATTTGGTAGAACGGATCGACATGAAACAAGAGAAAATACGGATCAGACCCGCTTCTCTTTATTTGGGCGTGCCAACTATCAGTTTATGGAAAAATACCTGTTTACTGCAACGGTTCGTTCTGATGCTTCCAGTAAATTCTCCAAGGAAAACAGGGTAGGGATATTCCCTGCTGTTGCTTTGGGATGGAAAATTTCAGAAGAGGGTTTCTTGGAGGGTTCATCTGTAGTGGATGAATTGAAATTTAGAGCCAGTATCGGTGAAACCGGTAATGACCGAATTGAAGCTACAGCTACCCAGTTCTTGTTCCAAGGATCTACTAACCGTGGACCTGGTTTCAATAATGTGGATAATGTGTACTACACTCCAAGTAGTAATACCCTTTATAACCCTGACTTGGTTTGGGAAACTACCATTAACAGAAACTTAGGTTTGGACTTTACTTTGTTTAAAGCAAAGGTGGAAGGTAGTTTGGATTTTTATAAAAATACTACCCGTGATCTGTTGTTGCAATCTGCTATCCCTTCCAATACTGGATTTGATACCCAATGGGACAACATCGGTAGTACTTCCAATCAAGGGGTGGAATTGGGTATTAATGCCTTTATCATTGATAGACCAGACTTTTCTTTGTCCGTTAACTTCAATACCGGAGTCAATGTAGCCGAAATTGTAGAGCTTGATGGTACCGATGAAAGATTCTTCCGATCCAACTGGGCCAGCACCGACTTGAACAATATCAATGACTTCCACTTGGAGGTAGGCGGTAGAATAGGTAACATCTATGGCTATGTAACTGATGGATTTTATACCACAGACGATTTCCAAGGCTATGATGCCGGAGCAGGTGAATACATTTTAGCAGAAGGTGTTCCAAACTCCAGCTCCGTGGTGGGTAACACTAATATCAGACCTGGTTTCTTAAAATTAAAAGATTTGAATGAAGATGGTGTAATTGATGCACAGGACCGAAAAGTAATCGGTAATGCCCTTCCTAAAAACCAAGGTGGTTTGGGTATTAATGCCCGATGGAAAGGATTTGATGCTGCCATTTTCTTTAATTACCAATACGGAAATGATGTGTACAACACGGGTAAAATCCAATATAACCAATTTAGAAGGGTTACATTTGGTAACTTGTTGACTACCATGCATTCCGATAATCGATATACTTATTTAGATGTTGATGGTTCTTATACCGGAACTCCCGGTGAGATCGTAACTGATTTGGATCAATTGGCTGAATTGAATGCTGATAAAAACATTTGGTCTCATAACAGTCATGGTATAGCCGGTGCCGTGATTCATGATTGGGCTGTTGAAGACGGCTCATTTATCAGGCTGAACAACCTTACTGTAGGTTACAGCTTGCCAAGGGAGTTGATTTCCAGAATTGGCTTGTCTCAATTCAGAGTTTATGCCACTGGAAGCAACTTGCATATCTGGACAGATTATTCCGGATATGACCCAGAGGTGAGTACCTCCAGAAGCAGCAGTTACCAGGCCTTAACGCCAGGGGTGGATTATTCTTCTTTCCCACGAAGCAGGTCTTATACAGTAGGCTTGAACGTAACATTTTAA